The following is a genomic window from Brevibacterium limosum.
AGCGATGTACTGGTGAATGATGAGCCCGCAGCTCTCGTGCGGGATGTCACCGCGATCGGCTGCGGCGAAGACGGCCCGACCGATGCTGCCCTCGGCGAGGTCCTCGGCTCGAATGTGGTTGTGCGTCCAGTCAAAGAGTTCGCCGGCGATGGGGAAGCTGTCGAGAGCGCGCTGATTGAGCGGACCCTGCATGTTGAACGCAGCCTCTCCCCATCCGAGCAGCTTGTCCCGGACGCTGCCTTGGACACCGATGAGGTCCATGACAATCGAGACCGGAAATGCTCGTGCCAGGTCGGTCGCGCCGTTGAACGGTCCGGCCCCGACGAACCCGGAGACCAGCGTCTCCGCCTTCTCATCGATGCCGGCTTTCATCCCCCGCACTGCACGTGGCGACAGATTCTCCGTCAGCGCCGTCCGCAGTTTCTGATGGTCTGGCGGATCGGTCGCCAACGAGGTTCCTCGGAGGATCTCGTTCATCTTCGGATTGAAAGCAACACGCGTCGAAGAGAAGTGTGCGGGGTCGGCGAGCGCATCCCTCACCCCTTCGTAGCGAGTGACCGCCCACACTCCTGTTCCGGCAAGGTGGACGACCGGCGCCAGTTCGCGCAAGCGGTCATGGGTGGGCTGGGTATCGGCGAGGATCTCATCGGAAAACAGGTCGAGATCTTCGACTGCCGCCTCGGCGGGATGGGTATCAACGGTCATGGGCTTGTCACTCCTTGTCAATGGATTCACGCGGGCCGGGTTTCGGCTCGCGGATCGGTTCGGTGGTCACGGCAGTGATCAGGCGCCCATCCGTGGGCTGCGCATCGGCGCCAGAGGCTTCGACCCGTTCTGCGTCAGGAATCATTTCTGCGTCTGAGTCAAGTTCGGTCTCAGGCATCGGCTCGGGTGTATGTCGCAGGAACACCAGGACGAGAAATGCAGCCGCCGCTGCGGCGATGGCACACACGAGGAACGACGTGGAGAACCCGTTCGACAGTCCCTCGAGCGCAATGGGCGCCGCCTCTCCTCCTGGGGTGCCGGGTGGAACAGAGTTGAGGGCGTAGGGCCCACCGGCGTGGAAGATCCCTTCGGCCTGCTCTTTCAATTCTGGTTCCATTCCTGTCGCAGCCAGGGAGGTGCCGATATGAGACGCAGCGAGGGAGACAGCGATTCCGCTGACAAGCGCGGGGGCCAGCGCGAAGCCGAGATCACGCAGCAGATTCGTCGTGGCCGATGCCATTCCCGCCAGCTTGCGCGGAACGGTGTTGATCGCGATGGCCGTGACGGGGCTGAGAGTGAAAGCGAAACCGACGCCGATGACGAATGCCGGAAGCAGATAGGGACCGACGGTGGTGGCATCGGTGCCGATGAGCGAGCCCAGGTACGCACCCAGCGCGAGGATGAATAGTCCCGCTGAGAGCAGGTACCTGTCGGGAACCCGGGTCATCAGGGCCGAAACCACCGGAATGAGCACGAAGGCCGGACCTTGGAGCATGACGAAGACGATGCCTATGTTGATCGGATCCTGGTGCTGGACTGCTCCCAGCAGCATCGAGAAGCAGTAGCAGGCGCCGAGGAAGGCGAACATGCCGACGACGGCAACGATCGAGGCGACGGAGAACGCAGGGTTGCGGAAGAGTTCGAGCCGCAGCAGCGGGTCGCTGACGCGGCGCTGGATGACGATGAAGACTCCCAGAGAAATGATCCCGACGAGCAGAGCGATCCAGACCGATGGCGTGGCCCAGCCGCTCTCCGGCCCCTGGATGAGAGCGAAGAGAATGAGCGTAAGGCCCAGAGCAAGAGAGATCTGCCCACCCCAGTCCACCGACCGAACCTGCAGCCGGGGGGATTCGGCTGCGGCCAGACGGCTGAAGGTCGCAATCGCGACTCCGAGGACGACGACCATTCCATAGGAGAGCTGCCACATTCCGGCGGAGGCGAGGCCCCCTGCCACCACCGGCGCAATCACTGCACCGACCGACAGGCACCCGGACCAGGCTGCGATCGCGGCCGCTCTCTTCTTCAGCGTCGGAGTCACGACCGCCAGCAGAGCGAGAGAGGCCGGGTACATCGCTCCGGCACCTAGGCCGTTGATCGCCGAACCGACCCACATGAGCTGGACGGTCGGCGCCAACGTACACAGCAGCGATCCCAGCGCCAGTGTGAGCGCACCGATCGAGATGAGGCGCCTGTGGCCGAATCGATCACCGAGGAGGCCGAAGGAGAGCTCGAAGACGACGACGGGAACCATGAACGCCGACGCGATCCAGATGATCTCCGAACCATTCGTGTGGAAGGTCGATTGGAAAGTGCCGCTGAGTGCACCCGGCAGCGCATTGGCCAACTGTGCGACCAGCACTGTCAGCCAGGTGACTGTCAGCGTGATCCTGATCTTTGCAGGACTGAGCGAAGGAGCGGGTGGGGAATGGTGAAGTGATGACGTCATTGCCGATCCATTCATCGAAGTGAAATGCGCTGCCCTCGTCGGCTGGTCCTCCGTTGGAGCAGCTCGACCGTGTGCGCATTTATTATGTCAATATAATGACAGCATGATTCATATCACGCAAGAGATCACCGCAAATGTGTTCACAAGGGGATCCCGCGCATCGCCCGACGCCTCGGTCAGCCCTCTCTCCCCGGCGCGCAGCTGAGCAGAAGCTCGCGGAACCATTCCTTGAAGCCGTTGTCTGCCAGCCATGGGCTCCACACCATGTCGACGCCGGGGTGACCCGTGTCGAACGGCAACGGCGCCCACGAAAGCTCGTGGTCACGGGCGATGGACCGGATCGCCTGCTCACGGTGGATCGCCACGAACGGCCCGTCCGCGACCAGCATGGCAAGCACAAGCGAGTCACCGACCGTAGCCCTCACATCGACGTGGATGCCATGCGCTCGAAGCACATCGTAGGCAAATGACACGCGACCATTGTCGAAGACGACGTGCGGTCGGGCACCGATGACCTCCAGGACGTTCTCGCTCGTCACCACACCGTGGGCGGCGATGACCACCCAACCGTCGTCGTAGAGCGGTTCCCGTGGATACTGCGCTTCAGTGGCCCTCGGCAGGAGAGCGACATCGACGCCCTCCGCGGTGTACATCTCCTCGGTGCTCTCCCACGAGACACGCATACGCACCCGCATAGATGGGGCCTGTTCACGCACGGCGCGCAGCAGCCGAGCGCCCATCACGGCGATCGAGCTAGAGGTCAGAGCAATGGTGATGGTGCGCTCGTCGGTGGTCGGGTCGAACTCTCCTCCCCTGATGAGAGCCTCGGTGCGCAGCAGGATCTCGCGCAGCGGCTCTCGCATGGCCAGAGCCCGGGGAGTGAGTTCGGACCCGCCGCGCCGTCGCACCAGAATCTCATCGTCGAGCAGACGCCTGATTCGTCGCAGCGAATGGCTCATAGCCGGCTGCGTAACGCCGACCCGATTCGCGGCGTTCGTTACGGATTCTTGCTCAATGAGCGCATCGAGCGAGACGAGGAGATTGAGGTCGAGGGACAATAATGCGTTTCTCTCTGGACCATTTTCGATGCTCATGACCTCATGATATTCGCCTGACTAATGCGTATCATGACCGCACTTAATTGGCATTTATACCAGGGCTCTTCGACACTGAGAATTCAGCGCCGAGGCTGATGACGCCTCGGCATCCGTTTCGACCGAGGAGGTCTTATGCACATCGAACTCGACACCCCGCGGTGCGAAGGTCACGGGCTGTGCGAAGAAGCAGCGCCCGAACTCATGCATCTCGACGACGAAGGGGACCTAGTCATCGACGTGCCCGATGTCGACGAGAACAGCGACCGAGCCGAGCGCGCCCGCGCAGCGGTGCGCGTCTGCCCCGTCGCCGCCCTGCGTCTCAACTGACAGAGACAGACCCAGCCCCCTGAGGAGGCCCGATGCCCCACTATGACTCCGTCGTCATCGTCGGCTATGGAATCGCCGGCATGACGGCCGCCGACACCTTGCGCGCGGAAGGCTTCGCCGGTCGCATCACCATCATCGGCGCAGAGCAGAGCGAACCGTATTCGCGTCCGGCGCTGTCCAAGGCGATGATGTCCGCCGAAGCCGAGCTTGCGCCCCAGTTCCTGCCGCCGTCCGCTCATGGCGTAGACGTCCTCCTCGGCCGCCGCGCGGTCGGACTCGACCGGCAGCGCCGCCAGGTCACTCTCGACGACCGCACACGCCTCAGCTACGACGGACTCGTCATCGCCACCGGCTCCACGGCTCGGCGGTTCACCGACGACCCCCGCGAATTCGTCGTCCGCGGAGCCGACGACGCAGCCGCCGTCCGATTACGCCTTGCACGCCGGCCGCGAGCCGTCGTCCTCGGCGGGGGCCCGCTGGGCATGGAAGTCGCCTCAGGTGCGCGCGAGCTCGGCTGTCCGGTCACCCTTGTCCAGCGCGGGCAGCCGATGGCTCGCCACCTCGGCCCATATCTCGCCGAACTCTGCCGTCGAGCCGCAGAAGAACGCGGTGTCACCTTCATCAATGACACCGTCACCGAGGTGGTCGCCCCTGACGATCCGAACGCGACCCTGACCGTGCGCCTCGCTCAGGTGCCGCCGATCTCTGCCGACATCGTCATCAGCGCCATCGGCGACCGCCCCTCCGATGGCTGGCTAGCCGAGTCCGGCCTGCTCACCGACGACCGACTGCTCGTCGACGACTGCGGTCGCGTCTGCCCGGCAGATACTCCCCCACCCGGCCGGCAGGGCATCGAGAACATCGTCGCGGCAGGCGACATCGCCTGGCACCCCGTCGAAGACGGGCATCGCCGCAGTCCGCTGTGGACGGCTGCGATCGAGGGGGCCAAGACCGCCGCCACGGCACTGCTGACCGGCAGGACCTCAACTCCCCGGCCCTACTCCCCTTATTTCTGGACCGAGCAGTTCGGCCTGAATATCCGAGTCTCAGGCACCTTCCCTCTCGACGGCGAACCCGAGGTCATCGCGCACGGGCAGACCCGCGACCCGGAAGCCCTGCTGCTGCGGTGGAGCACAGACGGCACGGGATCGGCGGCGGCCGTCAACTACCGGATCCCGATCCCTCGACTGCGCGAGGTCGCCCAGGGTAACGATCCAGCGGCCTGAAGCCCCCGAACCCAGTATCCTGCGGCTCGCGCCTCCGAACGAAGAGGCAGCGATATGGCAGGATGGAGAACTGTCTAGCGCCGCATTGTCACGGAGGGGAGGCATGATCGCTCATGCCCGTTCGGGAACTCGACTCATCGTCTGGGGTGCCGTTCTATCGTCAGATCAAGGACATCCTCCGCCACGAGATCTCCAACGGGGAAGTCGACAGCCAGACGCCCATCACCGAGGCGCTGCTGCTGGAGCGCTTCGATGTCAGCCGAGCACCGATCCGCCAAGCGCTCAAAGAGCTCGCCGATGAGGGTTTCGTCTACCGCCGCCAGGGCAAAGGCACGTTCCCGGTGCCCGGCGCTCACGTCCATCGGCCCGCCGACATCCGCCCCGGCGGCTTCCAGGACTACCTCCTCGAACGCGGGATGCACCCGACTTCGGTGGTCAACAGCCTCGGCCGCGTTCGCCCGCCCGAGAACGTCCGATCCCTGCTCGAGACGGCCGACACTGTCGAACTGCTCCACTTCCGCCGGATCATCTCCGTCGAAGGCGAACCGCTGGCCGCCAACGAGGTCTACGTCGTCGCCCCCGACGACTTCGAGACGACCGTGGAAGAGCTCATCTCCGCGGGCTCCGTCTTCTCACTGCTCGAGGATCGCTACGGCCTGAGCGTTGCGCGTGCCGCGAACGAGGCGTGGGCGACGGCGGCCGAAGACGAACTCGCCGCCGCACTCGGCATCGAGGTCGGCACACCGGTCCTCTCGATCGACTCGGTCTTCTACGCCCGGGACGGTCGCCCACTCGGCTGGCGTTCGGCCATGCACCGTCCCGACGAGTTCAAATTCCACTTCGTCACGGGACGCTGAACACCTTAACCGACCCTGTCGATCAGCCACTGAAGCACCTGCATTCCCAACTTTGACTTTAGTATGACAATATGTAAAGCTAAATCTGCGAGGCAGGTCACACCTCCTCGCCTAGGACGCTGCGGATGGCCGCTCTGCCATCTTCCTGGTGCCTCGACTCTTCGACTGACATGAACCTCGAGGTCCGCCTCAGGCACCTCCCACAACGACACACCGGCGTGTAATGTCAGCACGGCATTCCGCCGAGAAAGTGCAGAAGCCAATGAGTAACGACGCTCAGGACAGCGCCGCCACGGTCACCACGGTCCTGGGGCCGATTCCCGCAGCAGAGCTCGGCGTCACCGCCATCAGCGAAGCCCTGATCTCCGCCCTGCCCGGAGCAGAATACGCACCGGACATCAGCATGGACCGCAGTGAGATCTTCGCCGAGGCGGCCGCCGCGCTCACCGCCTTCCGCCAGGCAGGCGGATCGACCGTCGTCGATACGACCGGCATGTTCCACGGTCGCGATGTGAAGCTCAGCGAGGCCCTGTCCCGGGACACCGGGGTCCACATCGTCGCCTCGACGGGAATGGGTCCCGAAGAGCTGCTGGGCGGCTACTTCCTCACCCCGCAGACGAACCCACCCACCCCATGGCCGGCCGAGAAGTTCGCCGACCTGTTCGCCAAGGAGATCACGGAGGGCATGGTGGTGCCGCGAGTCGAACGCCGCGGCCCAGCCGGACTCGTCGTCACCGCCGCAGCCCGCTCAGGCATGACCCCGACGGAGGAGAGCCTCTTCCGCGGATCCGCCCGCACCGCACTGAGCACCGGCGTGCCCGTCATCGCTCGCTTCGGCGCCGACCCCGTCGCCGATCTCGGCCACCTCCTCGACGAAGGACTGCCCGCCGAGCGTGCAGTGATCGCCGGACTCGACTGCACCGACGTCGACCCGGCCGCCGTCGCCTCAGTCCTCGACCAGGGAGCCATCATCCTCTTCGACCACGTCGGCACCGAGACCGATGGCTGGCTGAGCGACGATGCCCGCGCCGATCTGATCTCCGAACACATCGCGAACGGTCGGGGGAAGCAGATCCTGCTGTCCTCCTCGGCGACGGGAGCGGCCCGAGGAACCGAGGCCAACCCCATCGGCTTCGGCTACGTGCTCACAGATTTCCTGCCCAGGCTGTTCGAGCGGGGTGTGGCCGAGGACGCCGCCCGCGGCCTTGTCACCTCCAATCCGCACACGCTGCTGGCCCGGCACTGACCGCCCGCACATCCACGACTGACAGGTGAGAGACATGTCAAAGATCAACACAGTACTGGGTCCGGTCGCCCCCGCAGAGCTCGGCGCGGTCGCCATCCACGAACACATCGGCTACGGCATGCCCGGTTCGGAGCTCGACACCACCTGGTGGAAGTCTCCGGAGGAACGCTACGGCGAGACGATTCCGAAGCTGCGCGCCTTCCACGACTACGGCGGCGGCACGTTCGTCGACGCCACCGGCATCTGCAACGGCCGCGACGTCGACTACTACCAGTCGCTGTCGGAGAAGACCGGCGTGCACATCGTCGCCGCCACCGGCTTCGTCGGAGGGGACACCGCCCTGCCGCACTTCTCCCGGGCCTCGGTCGAGTACCTCGCTGAGGTGTTCGTCCACGAGATCACCGAGGAGATCGGCAATACCGGCGCGAAGGCCGGAGTCATCAAGGTCGGCGTCTCCCGCGGGGGTCGGATGACCGAACTCGATAAGACGATCTACCGTGCCGGCGCTCGGGCGGGTGCGGCCACTGGGGTGGGGATACTCACCCACCTGGCCATCGATCCGGAGCCGGCGCTGGCGATCTTCGCCGAGGAGGGCATGCCCTTGGACAAGGTGCTCTTCGGTCATGCCGACGACGGAGTGAACGCACCTCTGACGCCCGATACCCGCATCCTCGGTGCCGGGGCACGACTGGGCTTCGACACCTTCGGCTATGAGACCGAGCTGCCGGACCCGCCGTTCTGGGCCCGGCCGCGCCAGGAGCGTCTCGACCATTTCCTCCGCCTGTCCGAGGAAGGCTGGTTCGACTGCCTGCTCGTGTCCGCGGATGCGAACTGCTCCCCGCTCGGTTGGCCCGGCGTCAAGGGTCACACCGTCAACTACATCTTCGAGCAGCTGCTGCCCGACCTGAAGAAGGCAGGAGTCGACGACGACGCACTCCACCGCCTGCTGGTCGACAACCCGGCCGCATTCCTCACCATCGCGAATTGACTAGGACATCACGATGAACGACACGGACATCAAGAATCTGAATATCGCCGTCATCGGCGGCGGATTCGGAGGCGCGGCCGCAACGGTCTTCCTCAACCGCCTCGGCGCGGATGTGCATCTGTACGAACAGGCCAAGGAGATCAGGGAGGTCGGCGCCGGCATCGGCATGCGCCCGAAAACCCTCGAAGTCTTCCGCAAGTGGGGCATCCTCGAGGAGATGAACAACGTGAGCTCGGCCTCGGAGTTCTTCGAGATCCTCGACGGGTACGGCAAGCCGGTCGTGCGCGAAACCTGGCCGAAGATGGACGAGTTCGACTTCGATGCCCGCACCCGGATGATCCACCGCGGCGACTTCATCGACACCTTCATCCGCGATGTGCCGACCGAACGCTTCCACCTCGGCCATAAGATGACCGAGATCGACGACCACGGCGATTCGGTGACGGTGACCTTCGCCAACGGTGAGTCGACGACGGTCGACCTCGTCATCGGCGCCGACGGCATCCGCTCGAAGGTCCGCTCGCAGCTCTTCGGCGACTACCAGCCGGTGTTCGCCGGGGCACATGCGCACCGGGTCATCGTCGACGGTGCGGACACTCACGGTATGCTCACCGATGACAATCTGCGCATGTACGTCGGTGCCAACGGCGCCCTCATCTACTTCCTGCCGCTGCGCCACCGTGGACCGAATGGGCAGCTGTCCTTCGACATCACCTGCAACAGCGATGACGACTCGTGGGCCCCGACCCTGACCCGCGAGATGCTCGCCGAGGCGGTCGAAGGATTCGACGACCGTCTCCAGGCGATCACCGCCGAACTCGACCTCGGGTCGGTGAATTCGCGGGGAGTCTATGACATCGATCAGGTCGAGACCTGGCATTCGGAATCCGTCGTCCTCATCGGCGATGCGGCACATGCGATGCTCCACCATCAGGGGCAGGGGGCGAATCAGACGATCCAGGATTCCTCGGAGCTGGCCGACTGCCTCGTCGAATTCGACACGGTGCCCGAAGCGCTGGCCGCCTACACCGAGCGTCGAAAACCCGACACCCAGGCACTGCAGGCCATCTCCCGACAGAACTGGCCGACCATCGAGGATCTCAGTACCGCGTTTCCGGAGAAGGGCAACATCGCCTGAGCGACGGGGCGGCGAGATCGCCGCCGTACCCTCTCCGCGTGGAGTACCCCTCTGCCGCGGAGTCCCCTCTGCACTGTCACAACAATGGAAAGGATATGACATGGCTCTGCACCCGGTGATCGCCGAGGTTGTGGCCGGCATCCCGCCGACCCCCGAGGACGGAACCGCGACCGTCGACCCGCAGCAGTGGCGCGCCGATGAGGAATCCCGCGTGCCGCCGCTGGCCGATCGTCTGCCGGTGACCCGTGTCGAGGACACGAGCATCGACACGAGCGCCGGTGAGCTGGCGCTGCGCATCTACCGGCAGCACCCGGGCGAGCTCACCGGGGTGGTGCTCTACTTCCACGGCGGCGCGTTCTTCTCCGGCAGCCTCGAGACCCATGACTACGTCGCCCGGTCGCTGGCCGTGGAGACCGGGTTCACCGTCGTGGCCGTCGGATACCGCAGGGCACCCGAGGCGGCCTTCCCTGCGGGACTCGAGGACTGCTTCGCCGCATTGAAATGGGCGATCGGCCACGGCGCGGATCTCGATTGGGATTCTCACCGTCTGGCGGTGGCCGGCGACAGCTCCGGGGGAACCTTCGCGACCGTCGTCGCTGCCCGGGCTCTGGATGAGGGGATCGACGCCATCACCCACCAGGTGCTGCTCTACCCTTCGGTCGACCTCGACTTCGATCTCGACCGCTACCCCTCGCTGCGGGAGAACGCACGCGGCTTTGGGCTCGAGACAGCGGGGCTGAAACCGCACAACTCCTTCTATCTGGAGTCCGGAGCCGATCCGGTCGACCCTCGGGTCTCCCCCATCAAACGGGAGAAACTCGCCGGTTTGCCGAAGACGCTCATCATTACCGCGCAGTTCGACCCGCTGCGCGATGAGGGCGAGCGCTACGGTCAGCGGCTGCAGCAAGCCCGAGTCGACGTCACCGTCCACCGGTATGAGACGGCGAACCACGGCTTCCTCGCAAACTTCGGGCAGCTGCCCGAGTTCTATCCGGCGTTCGCGGAGATCGGGGAGTTCGTGCGGGGATGAGCGGGCCGCTTCATCTTTGGCGGCAGAGCAGCGACTGGGCGTCAGAAATGGCCAACCGAGACACATCGTCTCGCCGCGAATCCGTGCTCAAGACTGTCTCCTGACAATCGGGCCCGAGAAATCGTGACCGATTCTGGTACCGAGGGCGAGCAGGACCAGGTCGTCAGGGCGGTTCGGGTCTCTTCCGGAGAGTTCCCTGATGCGTTCGAGCCGATAGCGGACAGTATTGGGTCGAATATTGAGTTCCGCAGCAGTCTGTGTCAGATTGAAGCGCTTCAGAATA
Proteins encoded in this region:
- a CDS encoding cytochrome P450 produces the protein MTVDTHPAEAAVEDLDLFSDEILADTQPTHDRLRELAPVVHLAGTGVWAVTRYEGVRDALADPAHFSSTRVAFNPKMNEILRGTSLATDPPDHQKLRTALTENLSPRAVRGMKAGIDEKAETLVSGFVGAGPFNGATDLARAFPVSIVMDLIGVQGSVRDKLLGWGEAAFNMQGPLNQRALDSFPIAGELFDWTHNHIRAEDLAEGSIGRAVFAAADRGDIPHESCGLIIHQYIAAGMDTTITSLGNALVQLGRNPEAFERIREDPSLIPSAFAEVQRISPPIPMLARGVVGDVEIGGVTIPDGAQAALLIGAGNHDPRHYDEPDVFDPARNPVDHLAFGHGMHACAGQGLAKLEVHGILGALARNVRRIEIGQISRKLNNITRPFDLIELSLHG
- a CDS encoding MFS transporter, which translates into the protein MTSSLHHSPPAPSLSPAKIRITLTVTWLTVLVAQLANALPGALSGTFQSTFHTNGSEIIWIASAFMVPVVVFELSFGLLGDRFGHRRLISIGALTLALGSLLCTLAPTVQLMWVGSAINGLGAGAMYPASLALLAVVTPTLKKRAAAIAAWSGCLSVGAVIAPVVAGGLASAGMWQLSYGMVVVLGVAIATFSRLAAAESPRLQVRSVDWGGQISLALGLTLILFALIQGPESGWATPSVWIALLVGIISLGVFIVIQRRVSDPLLRLELFRNPAFSVASIVAVVGMFAFLGACYCFSMLLGAVQHQDPINIGIVFVMLQGPAFVLIPVVSALMTRVPDRYLLSAGLFILALGAYLGSLIGTDATTVGPYLLPAFVIGVGFAFTLSPVTAIAINTVPRKLAGMASATTNLLRDLGFALAPALVSGIAVSLAASHIGTSLAATGMEPELKEQAEGIFHAGGPYALNSVPPGTPGGEAAPIALEGLSNGFSTSFLVCAIAAAAAAFLVLVFLRHTPEPMPETELDSDAEMIPDAERVEASGADAQPTDGRLITAVTTEPIREPKPGPRESIDKE
- a CDS encoding LysR family transcriptional regulator encodes the protein MSIENGPERNALLSLDLNLLVSLDALIEQESVTNAANRVGVTQPAMSHSLRRIRRLLDDEILVRRRGGSELTPRALAMREPLREILLRTEALIRGGEFDPTTDERTITIALTSSSIAVMGARLLRAVREQAPSMRVRMRVSWESTEEMYTAEGVDVALLPRATEAQYPREPLYDDGWVVIAAHGVVTSENVLEVIGARPHVVFDNGRVSFAYDVLRAHGIHVDVRATVGDSLVLAMLVADGPFVAIHREQAIRSIARDHELSWAPLPFDTGHPGVDMVWSPWLADNGFKEWFRELLLSCAPGREG
- a CDS encoding ferredoxin, producing the protein MHIELDTPRCEGHGLCEEAAPELMHLDDEGDLVIDVPDVDENSDRAERARAAVRVCPVAALRLN
- a CDS encoding NAD(P)/FAD-dependent oxidoreductase yields the protein MPHYDSVVIVGYGIAGMTAADTLRAEGFAGRITIIGAEQSEPYSRPALSKAMMSAEAELAPQFLPPSAHGVDVLLGRRAVGLDRQRRQVTLDDRTRLSYDGLVIATGSTARRFTDDPREFVVRGADDAAAVRLRLARRPRAVVLGGGPLGMEVASGARELGCPVTLVQRGQPMARHLGPYLAELCRRAAEERGVTFINDTVTEVVAPDDPNATLTVRLAQVPPISADIVISAIGDRPSDGWLAESGLLTDDRLLVDDCGRVCPADTPPPGRQGIENIVAAGDIAWHPVEDGHRRSPLWTAAIEGAKTAATALLTGRTSTPRPYSPYFWTEQFGLNIRVSGTFPLDGEPEVIAHGQTRDPEALLLRWSTDGTGSAAAVNYRIPIPRLREVAQGNDPAA
- a CDS encoding GntR family transcriptional regulator, encoding MPVRELDSSSGVPFYRQIKDILRHEISNGEVDSQTPITEALLLERFDVSRAPIRQALKELADEGFVYRRQGKGTFPVPGAHVHRPADIRPGGFQDYLLERGMHPTSVVNSLGRVRPPENVRSLLETADTVELLHFRRIISVEGEPLAANEVYVVAPDDFETTVEELISAGSVFSLLEDRYGLSVARAANEAWATAAEDELAAALGIEVGTPVLSIDSVFYARDGRPLGWRSAMHRPDEFKFHFVTGR
- a CDS encoding phosphotriesterase family protein, coding for MSNDAQDSAATVTTVLGPIPAAELGVTAISEALISALPGAEYAPDISMDRSEIFAEAAAALTAFRQAGGSTVVDTTGMFHGRDVKLSEALSRDTGVHIVASTGMGPEELLGGYFLTPQTNPPTPWPAEKFADLFAKEITEGMVVPRVERRGPAGLVVTAAARSGMTPTEESLFRGSARTALSTGVPVIARFGADPVADLGHLLDEGLPAERAVIAGLDCTDVDPAAVASVLDQGAIILFDHVGTETDGWLSDDARADLISEHIANGRGKQILLSSSATGAARGTEANPIGFGYVLTDFLPRLFERGVAEDAARGLVTSNPHTLLARH
- a CDS encoding phosphotriesterase family protein; the protein is MSKINTVLGPVAPAELGAVAIHEHIGYGMPGSELDTTWWKSPEERYGETIPKLRAFHDYGGGTFVDATGICNGRDVDYYQSLSEKTGVHIVAATGFVGGDTALPHFSRASVEYLAEVFVHEITEEIGNTGAKAGVIKVGVSRGGRMTELDKTIYRAGARAGAATGVGILTHLAIDPEPALAIFAEEGMPLDKVLFGHADDGVNAPLTPDTRILGAGARLGFDTFGYETELPDPPFWARPRQERLDHFLRLSEEGWFDCLLVSADANCSPLGWPGVKGHTVNYIFEQLLPDLKKAGVDDDALHRLLVDNPAAFLTIAN
- a CDS encoding FAD-dependent monooxygenase; translated protein: MNDTDIKNLNIAVIGGGFGGAAATVFLNRLGADVHLYEQAKEIREVGAGIGMRPKTLEVFRKWGILEEMNNVSSASEFFEILDGYGKPVVRETWPKMDEFDFDARTRMIHRGDFIDTFIRDVPTERFHLGHKMTEIDDHGDSVTVTFANGESTTVDLVIGADGIRSKVRSQLFGDYQPVFAGAHAHRVIVDGADTHGMLTDDNLRMYVGANGALIYFLPLRHRGPNGQLSFDITCNSDDDSWAPTLTREMLAEAVEGFDDRLQAITAELDLGSVNSRGVYDIDQVETWHSESVVLIGDAAHAMLHHQGQGANQTIQDSSELADCLVEFDTVPEALAAYTERRKPDTQALQAISRQNWPTIEDLSTAFPEKGNIA
- a CDS encoding alpha/beta hydrolase, translating into MALHPVIAEVVAGIPPTPEDGTATVDPQQWRADEESRVPPLADRLPVTRVEDTSIDTSAGELALRIYRQHPGELTGVVLYFHGGAFFSGSLETHDYVARSLAVETGFTVVAVGYRRAPEAAFPAGLEDCFAALKWAIGHGADLDWDSHRLAVAGDSSGGTFATVVAARALDEGIDAITHQVLLYPSVDLDFDLDRYPSLRENARGFGLETAGLKPHNSFYLESGADPVDPRVSPIKREKLAGLPKTLIITAQFDPLRDEGERYGQRLQQARVDVTVHRYETANHGFLANFGQLPEFYPAFAEIGEFVRG